A single region of the Bacteroidota bacterium genome encodes:
- the xylA gene encoding xylose isomerase, translated as MNYLVGNKEYFPGIGKIKFEGKESKNPLAFKYYDENKVIAGKTLKEHLRFAVAYWHTFCNEGSDQFGPGSKTFPWLAAADPIQQAKDKMDAAFEFITKIGAPYFCFHDFDLVNEGESIMESERRLQAVIDYAKAKKKESGVKLLWGTANVFGNPRYMNGAASNPDFNVLTWAATQVKHALDATIELGGENYVFWGGREGYMSLLNTNMKRELEHIARFFETAREYGRRNGFKGPFLIEPKPMEPTKHQYDFDTATVVGFLREHGLAGDFKMNIEVNHATLAGHTFQHELQVAADAGLFCSIDANRGDAQNGWDTDQFPVNIYELVEALLVIIEAGGFTTGGVNFDAKTRRNSTDLEDIFIAHITGMDNFARALMVAYDVLEKSDYKKLRKERYASYDNGEGAQFEQGKFKLEDLREIAVKNGEPKQISGKQELYESFINQYL; from the coding sequence ATGAATTACTTAGTTGGAAACAAAGAGTATTTCCCGGGTATTGGGAAAATCAAATTTGAAGGCAAAGAATCAAAAAATCCATTGGCTTTCAAATATTATGACGAGAACAAAGTAATTGCCGGAAAAACTTTAAAAGAACACTTGCGTTTTGCTGTTGCCTACTGGCATACTTTCTGCAATGAAGGAAGCGATCAGTTTGGCCCGGGTTCAAAAACATTCCCCTGGCTTGCAGCTGCCGATCCAATCCAGCAGGCAAAAGACAAAATGGATGCTGCTTTTGAGTTCATCACCAAAATAGGTGCCCCCTATTTTTGCTTCCATGATTTTGACCTGGTCAATGAAGGGGAATCAATCATGGAATCTGAAAGAAGATTACAAGCCGTCATTGATTATGCCAAAGCGAAAAAGAAAGAATCAGGCGTTAAACTGTTGTGGGGAACCGCCAATGTATTCGGGAATCCCCGTTATATGAACGGCGCTGCAAGTAATCCTGATTTCAATGTTTTAACATGGGCTGCTACCCAGGTAAAACATGCACTGGATGCCACCATCGAACTGGGTGGTGAAAATTATGTATTCTGGGGCGGACGTGAAGGATATATGAGCCTGCTCAACACCAACATGAAACGCGAGCTCGAGCATATTGCCCGTTTCTTCGAAACAGCAAGGGAATATGGAAGACGTAACGGATTCAAAGGCCCCTTCCTGATTGAACCTAAACCCATGGAACCCACCAAACACCAGTATGATTTTGATACAGCCACTGTTGTTGGTTTCCTTAGAGAACACGGACTGGCCGGTGATTTCAAGATGAACATTGAAGTGAACCATGCTACCCTGGCAGGCCATACTTTCCAGCACGAACTGCAGGTTGCTGCCGATGCAGGCTTATTCTGCAGCATCGATGCCAACCGTGGCGATGCCCAGAATGGCTGGGATACCGACCAATTCCCTGTAAACATCTATGAATTGGTAGAAGCTTTGCTGGTGATCATTGAAGCCGGTGGTTTCACAACCGGTGGGGTCAACTTTGACGCCAAGACCAGAAGAAATTCAACTGATCTCGAAGACATCTTCATTGCACATATCACCGGTATGGATAATTTCGCCCGTGCCCTGATGGTTGCCTATGACGTTCTCGAAAAATCCGATTACAAGAAACTGCGTAAAGAACGTTATGCTTCTTATGATAACGGAGAAGGTGCCCAATTCGAACAGGGTAAATTCAAACTGGAAGATCTGAGGGAAATTGCCGTTAAAAATGGCGAACCTAAACAAATCAGCGGCAAACAGGAATTGTACGAATCATTCATCAATCAATACCTTTAA